The genomic interval CACATGTCCCAGACCGCCTCCTCCAACAGTACCTGCCATCGCAGAAAAATCGATTAGACTGATAGTTACAAAGGTTAAGCCAAGAATAAGTGGTCCTAATGCTTCAGGAATTAACACTGTAAATATAATTTGCAAAGGACTTGCTCCCATTGCTTTAGCAGCTTCAATAACTCCAGGATCAATACTGACCAAATTATTTTCTACTACTCTCGCAATTCCAAAGGAGGCTGCAATAGTCATCGGAAATATCGCTGCCCATGTCCCAATTGTTGTCCCAATAACTGCTCTCGTTAACGGGCTGATTGCTACTAAAAAAATAATAAATGGAATAGGACGAATAATATTGATTACGATATTTAGCAAACGGAAAACTAATTTATTTTCCAAAATATTTCCTTTCCTTGTCACAAAAAGAAGTAAACCAATCGTGATTCCTAAAATCGAGCCTAAGATAAGCGTCATAATTACCATTAAAATCGTTTCACCTGTTGATTCCACAATACGTGGCCAGAAAGTATTCCAATCTACCTTCATTAAACATGCACCTCCTCAACTGTTACTACTGTTTCTAATTCATGAAGTACGGATGAAATATTTTCCTTACTTCCATCAAAGGATACGAGAAGATTCCCGTAAAACTTTTCTTGTAACTCTC from Niallia sp. FSL W8-0635 carries:
- a CDS encoding methionine ABC transporter permease; protein product: MKVDWNTFWPRIVESTGETILMVIMTLILGSILGITIGLLLFVTRKGNILENKLVFRLLNIVINIIRPIPFIIFLVAISPLTRAVIGTTIGTWAAIFPMTIAASFGIARVVENNLVSIDPGVIEAAKAMGASPLQIIFTVLIPEALGPLILGLTFVTISLIDFSAMAGTVGGGGLGHVAMTYGYQRFDGSVMLVTVIILIILVQIAQWIGNTLSRKIMRR